TGCGGCACCGCTCGGAGTGGGACACCGTATGGCTGCGGCCGTCGGCCGTGCTGCCGCAGGCGGGCGAGGACGGCGGACCCGATCACCCGGCGCTGAAGCTGCTCGCGGCGCTGAGCCGGGACAGCGGGCAACTGCAGTCGCTGCGCACGCTGTTGAGCGAGGAGTTCACCGTCCTGGTCACGGCGGACGGCCCTCCCGGAGCCGCCCAGCACCCGGCCCACAGCGTGCCGGAGCTGGTGGCCGAGGCAGTGCAGCGGTGCGGGCTCTCCGAGGACGCGGCCGGGCTCTATCTGATGCTGCTCGCGCTCCCGGACCCCACGGACCGCAACCAGGCGGCCTGGACCGGCTGGAAGCCCGCGCGGCTGAAGCGGGCCAGGGTCGAACTGGCCGCCACCGGGCTGGTGGTGGAGGCGAAGCGGTCCCGGGCCGGGCGAGCGCAGTTCCTGCCCGGCGGCTGGCTGGAGCACAAGGCGCCGCGGCTGCCCGTCGAGAGCTGGAAAACGCCGCTGCTGCCGGAGACGGCCCACGGTTTCGTGGTGCCGGACCGCCCGGTGCCGGAGTTGTTCGCGCGGGCCTGGCGGCGGGTCGTCGAGGGTGACGCGCCCGGGTTCGAGGAGTTCGCCGGGCGCGGTGGCCGGGGCGGCAGAGGCGGCCGGAGCGGAGGCAGGGCATGAGCGGCGGACAGAGCACGGCGAGCGGGACGACGGCATCGGGTGAGACGGCAAGGACGGACGTGACGGAGGCGATGGGCGTAACGGGTGTGCCGGACGTGTCGAGCGTGACGGGCGCGCGGCAGATCGAGCTGCCCGAGGACCGTCATGCCGAGGAGCTGGCGTTTCTCGCGGCGTACGACGAGGGGCCGCGACCGCCGGGCTGGCGCCTGACCCCGCGCGCCGTGGTGACGTTCGTGTGCGGTTCGGACGGCGAGGCGCTGAGCGGCGCGGACGGGCGACGGCTCGTCGTGTCACGGAAGTTCGTGGGCGACCGGGGACTCGTCGAGCGGTGCGTGGTGACGCTCGCGGGCGAGCGGGGTCTCCTGCTGGTCGGCGAGCCCGGCACCGCCAAGTCGATGCTCTCCGAGCTGCTGGCCGCCGCCGTGTGCGGCACCAGCGCGCTCACCGTGCAGGGCACCGCGGGCACCACGGAGGACCAGCTCAGATACGGCTGGAACTACGCGATGCTGCTCGCCGCGGGGCCGAGCCGAGCGGCCATGGTGCCCTCACCCGTGCTCACGGCCATGACCCGGGGAGCCGTCGCCCGGATCGAGGAGGTCACGCGTTGTCTGCCCGAGGTGCAGGACGCCCTGGTGTCCCTGCTGTCCGAACGACGCATCGCGGTACCGGAGTTGGCCGGCGGCCCGGAGGGGGACGGCACGGTGCACGCCGTGCCGGGGTTCACGCTGATCGCCACGGCCAACCTCCGTGACCGCGGTGTCTCCGAGATGTCCGCCGCCCTCAAGCGCCGCTTCAACTTCGAGACCGTCGGACCGATCGACGACCTCGACGCCGAGACGGAGCTGGTCCGAGGCCAGGCCACGGCCGCGCTCGCCCGCTCGGGTGCCCGTTTCTCCGTCGACGACGCGGTGCTGGAGGCGCTGGTCACGGCCTTCCGGGAGCTGCGCTCGGGCCGCAGCGCGGAGGGCTGGGAGGTCGAGCGGCCCACCACGGTGATGTCGACGGCGGAGGCGGTGCAGGTCGCCACGTCCATGGGCCTGGGCGCCGCGTATCTCGGGGACGGCAGGGATGTCGTGCGCACCCTGCCCGGCCATCTGCTCGGCACGGTACGCAAGGACGACCCGGCCGATCACGCACGGCTGCTGGGCTACTGGGACGGTCCGGTGCGGCGGCGCGCGGAGCAGGGCGCCGCGCTGTGGCGGACGCTGTGGGAGCTGCGCGATGACCTCGTGTGAGGCGGCGCCCGACTCGGCGGGGTCGCCCGAGGTGGCTCTGGAGGCGCTGGCCGAGTGTCGGGAACCGTTCCTGATCGGCGTGCGGCACCATTCACCGGCGCTCGCGGCGGCCGTGCCGGGCATGCTGTCGGCGGCGGCGCCGGAGGTGCTCCTCATCGAGCTTCCGGAGGAGTTCGCGCCGTGGCTGGAGTACCTGGGGGACGCGGCGACGGTGCCGCCGGTGGCGCTGGCGGGGAGCCGGGAGCACGGCGGGGTGGTCTTTCTGCCCTTCGCCGAGTTCTCCCCGGAGCTCGCGGCGATTCGGTGGGCGAGGGGGGCAGGGGTGCCGGTCGTGCCGTTCGACCTGCCCCTGGCAGCGCGGGACGCGGAGGAGCGGACGCGGGAGGTGGCGGAGGAGCCGGGTGCGGGCCGAGCGGGTGGCGGACGTGGGCGGCTGGCGGCCGCCCTGCGAGCGCGCGCCGGAGGCCGGACGGAGGACGACCTGTGGGCGCGGTTGGTGGAGTCGGGCGCGCCGGGCGCCGCGCCGGAGGAGTTGCGGCGCGCCGCGCTGCTCGTCGGCTGGGCGTTGCGGGCGGACACCGGAGAGGACGCCGTGGACCCGTACGACCTGCGGCGCGAGGCCAATATGCGGGATCGACTGGCCGAGTGTTCGGGGCGGCGTACGGCAGCGGTGATCGGGGCGTTTCACGCGCCCGCGCTGCTGCGGGCTGGTTCCGGGCCGGTGGGTTCGGGTTCCGGCCCGGTGGATTCGGGTGCCGGGCAGGTGGGTTCGGGTGCCGGGCAGGTGGGTTCGGGTGCCGGATCCGCGGAGGGCGTCCCCTCGGTCATCACCTCCCTCGTGCCCTACTCGTACCCGCTGCTCGACGAGCGCTCCGGGTATCCGGCCGGTATCCGTGATCCGGAGTGGCAGCGAGGGGTGTTCCGGGCGGCCGGGGAGCCGGGACGACTGGACGACTTGCTGACGGCGACGGCTGTGCGGATCTGCGCCGCCGTCCGCGAGGCGGGACATCCCAGTGGCCCCGCCGACGCCCGGGAGGTGGTGCGGGTGGCGCGGGACTTGGCCACGCTGCGCGGGTTGCCCGCCGCGGGCCGGGGCGAGCTGGTCGAGGCTGTGCAGACCGTGCTCACGCAGGGCCAGTTGCTGGGTCGGGGGCGGGTGGTGGCCACTGCCATGGAGCGGGTGCTCGTCGGTGACCGGCAGGGGAGACTCGCTCCTGGCACGCCACGCTCCGGCCTCGGCCCGGCGGTCGAGGGCCTCCTCGCGGAACTCTCGCTGCCCTCCCCCACCGCTCCCGCCCGTCGTGAGCTGCGGCTCGACGCACTGCGGTCCGAGCTCGACCGCCGACGCGAGATCTGTCTGCGCAGGATGGCGGTCTGCCGTGTCCCCTACGGCGAGGAGGCCGACGTCGCCCGGGTCGGCGACGGCGCCGCGCTCACCACCCGGTGGACGGTGACCTGGACGCCCTCGACCGCGGCGATGCTGGAGGTGACCGGCGTTCACGGAGTGACGTTGGAACAGGCGGCCGGCGGCGTACTGGCGCGGCGACGGGCGGCGGAGCGGCGTGACGGCGGTCCGACCGCGGCCCAGGTGCTCGCCGGGCTCGAGGACGCGGCCCGCTGCGCCCTCCCGAAGCTCGCCTCGGAGCGCCTCACGGAAGTCGCCGAACTGCTGCCCGCGTCCGGTACCCTGCCCGAACTCCTCAGCGGGCTCGACCTGTTGAGCCGGATCGGCGCGGGACATGTGCCGGGGCTGCCCGCCCTCTGGGAGAAGGAGCGGATCGAGGCCGCGTACGAGGAGCTGGGGGCCGCCGGTGTCCGCGCGCTCCACGGGCTGACCGGCTCCACCGACACCGCCGACGCCCGCGCTCTGGTGGACCTCGCCACCCGGGTGGACGGCGCGGGCGGCGGACTCCGGCTCGCGGACGCCCTCGGCCGCCTGGACGAGGACGCTACGCCGCTGATCCGCGGCGCCGCGGGAGCCGCCCGGGTGCTGCTGGGGCTGCGGGAGGCGACGGAGTTCGGCACCCGGCTGGCCTCCCGTGTCGACGGTGCCGTGACTCCCGAACTCCGTTCCGACCTCACCGCGTTCCTGCGCGGCACATTGCTCGCCGCCGGTCCGCTGCTCGAGACGGGCGAGGCCGTGGACCCGCTCCTGGAGCGCGTCGAGTCCCTCACCGACCGGGCTTTCCTCGACCGCCTGCCGGCCCTGCGCGCCGGCTTCGACGTGCTGGCGCCGGCGGCCCGGTCCCGGATGCTCGCCGCGGTGGAGGACCGCACCGGCCGCGCGGTGGGCGCGTTGCCGGACGCGGTGGCGGAGCCGGGG
This portion of the Streptomyces mirabilis genome encodes:
- a CDS encoding AAA family ATPase encodes the protein MGVTGVPDVSSVTGARQIELPEDRHAEELAFLAAYDEGPRPPGWRLTPRAVVTFVCGSDGEALSGADGRRLVVSRKFVGDRGLVERCVVTLAGERGLLLVGEPGTAKSMLSELLAAAVCGTSALTVQGTAGTTEDQLRYGWNYAMLLAAGPSRAAMVPSPVLTAMTRGAVARIEEVTRCLPEVQDALVSLLSERRIAVPELAGGPEGDGTVHAVPGFTLIATANLRDRGVSEMSAALKRRFNFETVGPIDDLDAETELVRGQATAALARSGARFSVDDAVLEALVTAFRELRSGRSAEGWEVERPTTVMSTAEAVQVATSMGLGAAYLGDGRDVVRTLPGHLLGTVRKDDPADHARLLGYWDGPVRRRAEQGAALWRTLWELRDDLV
- a CDS encoding vWA domain-containing protein encodes the protein MTSCEAAPDSAGSPEVALEALAECREPFLIGVRHHSPALAAAVPGMLSAAAPEVLLIELPEEFAPWLEYLGDAATVPPVALAGSREHGGVVFLPFAEFSPELAAIRWARGAGVPVVPFDLPLAARDAEERTREVAEEPGAGRAGGGRGRLAAALRARAGGRTEDDLWARLVESGAPGAAPEELRRAALLVGWALRADTGEDAVDPYDLRREANMRDRLAECSGRRTAAVIGAFHAPALLRAGSGPVGSGSGPVDSGAGQVGSGAGQVGSGAGSAEGVPSVITSLVPYSYPLLDERSGYPAGIRDPEWQRGVFRAAGEPGRLDDLLTATAVRICAAVREAGHPSGPADAREVVRVARDLATLRGLPAAGRGELVEAVQTVLTQGQLLGRGRVVATAMERVLVGDRQGRLAPGTPRSGLGPAVEGLLAELSLPSPTAPARRELRLDALRSELDRRREICLRRMAVCRVPYGEEADVARVGDGAALTTRWTVTWTPSTAAMLEVTGVHGVTLEQAAGGVLARRRAAERRDGGPTAAQVLAGLEDAARCALPKLASERLTEVAELLPASGTLPELLSGLDLLSRIGAGHVPGLPALWEKERIEAAYEELGAAGVRALHGLTGSTDTADARALVDLATRVDGAGGGLRLADALGRLDEDATPLIRGAAGAARVLLGLREATEFGTRLASRVDGAVTPELRSDLTAFLRGTLLAAGPLLETGEAVDPLLERVESLTDRAFLDRLPALRAGFDVLAPAARSRMLAAVEDRTGRAVGALPDAVAEPGFLARMAAADLAGRTALAAAGLDPLGTDATPASIQTPHDNPGVPHGPAVSHSPVPNSPAVPGSRAVSDLLGPGDRWRLLLGRARQLTGRAGRIARALDELYGSGRGEGVGEPGDDGAGGGSEASFPDVRSWSEELAALFGPGVREEVLAAAADAGRVDALQELDPASARPSVELLRTVLSYAGGMPEQQLARLRPLVARLVKELTDALAHRLRPALAGLAHPRPTRRPGGPLDLARTVRANLATARRDPATGAVTVLPERPVFRTRARKAADWRLVLVVDVSGSMEASTIWAALTASVVAGVPALSTHFVAFSTEVVDLTDQVDDPLGLLLEVRVGGGTSIARGLRHARSLVTVPSRTLVVLVSDFEEGGPVGPLLSEVRALVDSGCHVLGCASLDDAGRPRYSAGVAGQLVAAGMPVAALSPLELARWVGERMGGTHR